One stretch of Streptomyces sp. 135 DNA includes these proteins:
- a CDS encoding Gfo/Idh/MocA family oxidoreductase → MRIGLIGTGRIGTFHSAALSRHPDVTSLVVADADPVRAAGLAARTGAVPAPSVDDVFTIGVDAVVITAATAAHAELIGRAARAGLPVFCEKPIALDLPGTLAALAEVEAAGTVLQLGFQRRFDAGYAKAREAVRAGRLGRLHTVRAITSDPAPPPAAYLPLSGGLYRDCLVHDFDVLRWVTGREVTQVYATGSDAGPAMFREAGDVDTAAAVLTLDDGTLATATATRLNGAGYDVRMELAGELDQLAVGLDDRTPLTSAEPAGPPAPDKPWPGFLERFALAYEAELAAFVEVVRGERANPCDGREALHALRIAEACEQSRRERRPVAMTEIATG, encoded by the coding sequence ATGCGCATCGGACTGATCGGAACGGGCCGTATCGGCACATTTCACTCGGCGGCCCTGAGCCGTCACCCCGACGTCACGTCGCTCGTCGTCGCCGACGCGGACCCGGTGCGGGCGGCCGGACTCGCCGCGCGGACCGGGGCGGTGCCCGCGCCCTCGGTGGACGACGTCTTCACCATCGGGGTGGACGCCGTGGTGATCACGGCGGCGACCGCGGCCCACGCCGAGCTGATCGGCCGGGCGGCGCGGGCCGGGCTCCCGGTGTTCTGCGAGAAGCCCATCGCGCTCGACCTGCCGGGCACGCTGGCCGCGCTCGCCGAGGTCGAGGCCGCGGGCACGGTGCTCCAGCTCGGCTTCCAGCGGCGCTTCGACGCGGGGTACGCGAAGGCGCGCGAGGCGGTGCGGGCGGGCCGGCTCGGGCGGCTGCACACCGTGCGCGCGATCACCTCGGACCCGGCGCCGCCCCCGGCCGCGTACCTGCCGCTGTCCGGCGGCCTCTACCGCGACTGCCTGGTCCATGACTTCGACGTGCTGCGCTGGGTGACGGGGCGCGAGGTGACGCAGGTGTACGCGACCGGCTCCGACGCGGGCCCCGCGATGTTCCGCGAGGCGGGCGACGTGGACACCGCGGCGGCGGTCCTCACCCTCGACGACGGCACGCTCGCCACGGCGACGGCGACCCGGCTCAACGGCGCGGGCTACGACGTACGCATGGAACTCGCCGGTGAGCTGGACCAGTTGGCGGTCGGCCTGGACGACCGCACGCCCCTGACCTCCGCCGAACCGGCGGGCCCGCCCGCGCCGGACAAGCCGTGGCCCGGCTTCCTGGAGCGCTTCGCCCTCGCGTACGAGGCGGAGCTCGCCGCCTTCGTCGAGGTCGTACGAGGGGAGCGTGCGAACCCCTGCGACGGCCGCGAGGCGCTGCACGCGCTGCGGATCGCGGAGGCGTGCGAACAGTCGCGGCGGGAGCGGCGGCCGGTGGCGATGACGGAGATCGCCACGGGGTGA
- a CDS encoding GntR family transcriptional regulator, with protein MPLRLGVDRSSPVPLYFQLAQQLEAAIERGALTPGSLLGNEIDLAGRLGLSRPTVRQAIQSLVDKGLLVRRRGVGTQVVHSQVKRPLELSSLYDDLEAAGQRPETRVLRNTVEPASAEVAAALAVAEGEEVHRVERLRLAHGEPMAYLVNHLPTGLLDLDTERLEATGLYRLMRATGLTLHSARQSVGARAATEEEAGRLAEPPGAPLLTMRRTTFDDTGRAVEFGAHVYRASRYSFEFQLLVRP; from the coding sequence GTGCCCCTCCGGCTCGGCGTCGACCGCAGCAGCCCGGTCCCGCTCTACTTCCAGCTCGCCCAGCAACTGGAAGCGGCGATCGAGCGCGGCGCCCTGACCCCGGGCAGCCTCCTCGGCAACGAGATCGACCTGGCGGGACGGCTCGGCCTCTCCCGGCCCACCGTCCGCCAGGCCATCCAGTCCCTCGTCGACAAAGGGCTGCTCGTACGGCGCCGGGGCGTCGGCACGCAGGTCGTGCACAGCCAGGTCAAGCGCCCCCTTGAGCTCAGCAGCCTCTACGACGACCTGGAGGCGGCGGGCCAGCGACCCGAGACCCGCGTCCTGCGCAACACCGTCGAGCCCGCGTCCGCCGAGGTGGCCGCGGCCCTCGCGGTGGCCGAGGGCGAAGAGGTGCACCGCGTCGAGCGGCTGCGCCTGGCCCACGGCGAGCCCATGGCGTACCTCGTCAACCACCTGCCGACCGGCCTCCTCGACCTCGACACCGAGCGCCTCGAGGCCACCGGCCTCTACCGCCTGATGCGCGCCACCGGCCTGACCCTGCACAGCGCGCGGCAGTCCGTCGGCGCCCGCGCCGCCACCGAGGAGGAGGCCGGGCGCCTCGCCGAACCGCCGGGCGCCCCGCTGCTCACCATGCGCCGCACGACGTTCGACGACACGGGACGCGCGGTGGAGTTCGGCGCGCACGTCTACCGGGCGTCGCGCTACTCCTTCGAGTTCCAGCTCCTCGTACGGCCGTAG